CATCTGTGCCTTGGCAATACCTATCAAATGCCTCATCAAGGGACAATGGACCTAACGATTCTGGCCTGGCTCTGTTAAAGAATTGCCAATAAGAAACAAATGTGTCGAAGGGGTTTCTGCAAACATAAACAATCTTACAGTTGGACTCTTTAATTGTACCCAAAGAAGGAAAAGGAATATGGGTTGCAAAGAGTCTTGGCTCATGAATATTGGATGAGAAATCAGGAACCTTGTTGTTTGCATAGAGATCCACGTCCAAGAATGGCACAAGTTTTTGAGAGTTGGTAGTGAGCAAGGGATGGTTCTTTACTTCGAAACGGTGTCGATTGACAACAGCAAAAGTCAAGGCTTTCAACCATGTGGTGCCGGATTTGGGTAAGCTGGCGACAACTATGTCGGAATCCCTAGCTTGGAAGTGCTTTTGGAAATTGACAATGGCTTGGAATGTGTCGGCTGTTGGGCACCAGAAGCCTTGGTATTGGTATTGATATATGTGACGGGGTACCCAGCCTCTTTCTTTAGGGAGAGAAAGAATGAGTTCTTTACACTCATTGCTGAGGTTTTCTGTTTCATGGTCAGCTGGCTGAGTTTCAGTCATGCTAATAATTTGGACTGGTAGTAGTTGTAGCTATTGAAATTAGACCTGGCATGAAAATTAGCTCACAGAGACACCCACATATATAGTGAAGAGAACGTAAAATGAACAGAGAAAAGAAAAGAAAAGAAAAGAAAAGAAAAGAAAAGAAAAGAAAAAGACTTTCAGAAGGAAAAGTATTCTGTGCATGGTGAATTTCTCAGAAACATTGTGTCCCCAAGAGCAACCGGTAATTAACTTGGTGTTCGACTGTTCGTATAAAGTTTGTGTGTGTCAGATATAACCAAGGATTAAAATTTCTGCGATATATCCGAAATATTCTCCGATATCTCATTTTTTTGAATGACCGATATACTATAGGAATCAATATCTTATCTTCTACCGTATCTACGATATTTCCCCGATATTTCTCTGATACCGTCAAATATCTTTGATATTTATGATATTTCTGATATATCACCGATATATTAAAAAAATCTATGTAAAAAAAATTAAAATAATATCCGAAAGAGAAGTAATTCTCTCGAGGTATATCTCAATGAAGAGTGTGGGTCTCGAGTGATATCTAGGATAGAAGTAATTCCCTCGAGGTATATCCCAATAGAGTGAGGGTCTTGACTCTTGAGTGATTTCCGGAAGAGAAATTCCTTCGAGGCATATCTAGAATAG
Above is a window of Fragaria vesca subsp. vesca linkage group LG7, FraVesHawaii_1.0, whole genome shotgun sequence DNA encoding:
- the LOC101290892 gene encoding cytosolic sulfotransferase 15-like, producing MTETQPADHETENLSNECKELILSLPKERGWVPRHIYQYQYQGFWCPTADTFQAIVNFQKHFQARDSDIVVASLPKSGTTWLKALTFAVVNRHRFEVKNHPLLTTNSQKLVPFLDVDLYANNKVPDFSSNIHEPRLFATHIPFPSLGTIKESNCKIVYVCRNPFDTFVSYWQFFNRARPESLGPLSLDEAFDRYCQGTDVYGPFWNTSLGYWKESLKRPNNVLFFKYEEMKNDVAYHLKTLAKFIDYPFTEDEERNGLTEDIAKLCSFETMKKLEINKTGAFVMNIGNKCLFRKAEVGDWVNYLTPTMEERMSKLIEEKFGGSGLTFKRSYQAEQVRAPIY